The nucleotide window TGACCAGCTACAGGTAGGTGGCGCTCTAGCCTTTTCTTTAGTGAatcagtgagtgtgagtgtgtgtgtgtcctcctgtcatCTCACCCTCTGATCTAGcgcttgtgtgtttgcaggtttcCCTCCTACATGTTTCTGGGAGTAGGTCAGGTAAGTTCTCTGGGTGTGTCCTGCTCGCTCtttgtctgtcacacacacagacacacacatctcacccGTGTGTCACTTTCAGATGGTCACCACTGTTGTTGTCATTTACGCTGCCAAAAAGAGCAAAACAGTCCAGTTCCAGGACTTTGACAAAAGCATTTTCATCAAAGTAAGCGTTCAGAACACgactcatcttcatcattcaTCCTTTTTCACATGTCGTCTGTTTTCCATTTGCATTATCGTATACGCCTTTCTCTCCAGAtcttccctcttcctctgctctacGTTGGGAATCAAATAACAGGACTGGCTAGCACCCAGAAACTCAGGTTTAGAcagttggttttaattattgGATATTCTGATCTTTAAAGTTTCTTATCCTGCAAACTCCTAATAAAGCATTGTTGTCTTTTACAGTTTGCCCATGTTCACAGTATTACGGAAATTCACCATATTGATGACAATGATCCTGGAAGTGTATATACTAAGGTAACACCTTTTTTTACATTGCAGTTAAAGCCTCGAAAGTTTGGATTTACATTCTTACAGGAGAGTAAAGTTAAATAGGAGTTCCCGATGGAGGGAAGGGAAACTGATAACCAAACATAacagcaaataagaaaacacaacaataaattaCAAACCATTACCACAGATAAAAAATTTGccccaaaaaattaaataaacaatgggaaaacacaaaacaaatggccAGTGTGAAATCATCGAGGAGCCTTGGTGATAGGTACCTTCCTTATCTGccattgtgtttgatttgttattgtgtttctttatttgtcatgttttacaATTTGCAATTCAGGACAACCATAAAGTGCTGATAATTGTCCGTCATTACTTTGCCAGGTGCCATTTTAAGAATCACTATAAGGGCCTATAGGGCTGAAGGGGCCGGGGGTCCAGGGTCAGAACTCTAActaacaagagaaaaaaatcaaccaCAAAAAAGAGTCAAAAAacgacagaaaaaaacacacaaaactaccACAAAGACGTCTCTTTATCTGTGTGCTTAAAGTGTTTTACATGTCTCTGCCAAGGGCTCGATTGTCTTGTAACCCATCCTCATGAGTCTCCACTTTCCCCCTTTTGTTTTCCAGAAAGACATTTCCCACACGTCTTGTTTTCAGTGTTGTGACCATAGTGGTCGGGGCCATGATCGCTGCGAGGTACGCATGTTTTAGTTTGACTTGTTGCTGAAGAACTGAACTAAGTGCGGACAGAAGCTCACAGCTGcacctctcctttctcctctagCTCCGACCTGGCCTTCGATGTGAGGGCCTACACCTTCATCCTGCTCAATGACGTCTTCACCGCCAGCAGCAGTGTGTACACCAAGCAGAAACTTGGCGTGGAGGTAAACCATCggtagaaacacaacagttaaatGTCAGCGTGGGTGTGGTTGATTCCTTCAATGAGAAAAGATGTGATGTCCCAACAGGTTACACTTGCTTTGTGGATTGGATGTCATTGAGTATCAAATATTATCTCAAAACAGTTATTCCCAAAGTGTGGGTCGTGGCCCCCTGGTGGGTCGTGAAGCCACTGCAGGTGGGCCGCGAGAGGtcatcagaaaataaatttgttGTATGCTGGGTCGAGCTAGATGGGGCAGAGGAATACTGCTAATGAAGAAAGAATCAAAAAGTACAGCTTAAACGCCTTAAGTATATTTGGTTACGCCTCAAgggtgtttttcttcttctcccggATATTCTTGTTGTGCTCAAACAGtaagaatatattttaaacaataCCCTAAGGTTGTCCTTATCACACAGATgtatgttcatgtgttcattttaaccttaagtttgattttaattagttattacATGCTGTAAAAACAGAGTGAAGAATCatcattgacagttgagactgaGATAAACAATTGGTTGAGCATGTGTGTCATGAGACTTTGCTAACGTTGCTCCATCCCTCCGTTGCTACGTCGCTAAATGTGATGGCAGTGTTCATATCTGGGATatcttggcttcattttttaatGGTGGAAGGAAGTAGAGacgtgtcggccatctttatatGCTGTCTATGGTACCTGCATGCAGAGGTGTAGTGGCCTTCAGGGATGCTAAGATGAATCAGAGGGCTGCCACATATGTCAAAAAAATCCATAACATTTTAACATGCACAGTCTGTGTCTTTATCGGCCGTCACCCCGTCTTGCTGGCCAATCACAATCAAGTTTGTTCAAGTGCATGAATTAACCCTCAGTGATTTTGGTCACATTATAActgatgttttcctcttttttttattattcagggTCTCGGGAAGTATGGTGTCTTATTTTACAATGCTCTCCTCCTTGTTATCCCCACGGTCCTGTTCAGTGCCTTTACGGGAGATTTACAGATGGTACATTTACTAACTTACCCAACTTATTCTgtctgggtgtgtttgtgcttttcctGTCTAACCGACTTCTATGTTCTGATCTTCAGGCCGTCACATTTGAGGGCTGGTTCAATGGcacatttgtttgttgtttcctctTGTCCTGCATCATGGGGTATGTCACCTCATTTCAGTGCAAAATGTTCATATTGATATTCATACGGGATTATTCTGACTTATATTATTGCCTCAGTCGACCCAGTTTCCTAAAAGGcacctctctttttttccaggtTTGTGTTGATGTATTCCATAGTCCTGTGCAGCTATTATAACTCTGCACTTACTACCTCAGTTGTTGGAGCAATAAAGGTGAGAACACACTGATGATAAACATGATGATAAACAATCAAGAGGAAGAACAATATGTCAAAATTGCCTTTTTGTGATGttaagaattaaataaatcctcACCTACTTCTAAATCTGCACCAATGCCTAATTACTTTTCTTCTGGCTATcgggattttttttatttgttcctaCTGtactttttttcaacttttaaaattatatttcttttacTGGCCAaagttttttataaatttttaaTTTTCcctttatttgtatgttttgaaatgttttgcttttaaacataaaaccataaaaaaatgtaataaatcttTTGTCTCTTCTTATCTGTCCAGAATGTTGCAGTAGCCTACATAGGCATATTTGTGGGTGGAGACTACCTCTTCTCTTGGACTAACTTCATAGGCCTCAGCATTtggtaaaatattaaatttgtccagtttcattttagttttttcattgctttatttattttataaaattgtgttGAATGTCCTTGCAACATGTTGTTTCAATTCTAAACAGAGTAGTTGATGTTaccatgtgtgaatgtgatgtgaacattacTTGCAGCCCTGACACTAAATCCAAGGCTCAGTTATATGAGTTAAtgaatgttttataaatgactCTGTCAACTATGCCTGTTGTTTATGTTATAAAAGGCGTTTTTTAACTATATGTTTTCAAATGTGTCCTGGTTTTATTCCATGGCCCCACATCTAATTGCTTTTGTCTCTTGTTTGCAGTATGTCAGGTGGACTCGCCTACTCCTTTATCACCTTTACCACCAAATCGTCTCAAGTGAAAGCAGAAGTGAAAGAGTCGGGGACGGTCATCACACTAGATCCAACAGGGAGGGGAGCAACCATCTTCTAAATGAATGATGTTTTAGCATTCACCACTTGGTGGCATGGTTCTGCTTCATATTGGAGCATAATATTGTTTCCACCCTTTTATCAACCTTCGCTATGTAGATTATATTTTCATCATGTTTATTACACATTAATTACTGAGCCAGTTCGGGTGGGCTGTGGGTGTGGGAAGAAACTGTCAAATTAGGGGGAAGATCTGGTTAAAGGGTGGAATCtgtattataatttaattatttatttattttttaaattgtgacaCAAGGCTTTCTTGTAAAGTTCTCAGGGAATGATGTACAAAACAGAATTTTGATCTTATttatggctgtttttttttttcaaatgatgcAGATTATCAGACTACTTCCTGTTccgttgttttatttcattttattcttatttgtaaagcactttgaagcGTGCCATATAAATAgtatattatgattattttctAACTACCAGATGAGCGCTAGATGAACACATATAGGAcagtttggccttggtggagatcaTCATGTCACTCAGGGCCACTCaagtttttctatttatttaggctaaataaatacatttctctgGAAGCATGACTCCTGTTATCTACTTGATTCCACTACGTAAACACGAACAAACTGACAAGGAGAGCATCAAATTTCTGGGTCAACTTCGGTGAATGTTTATTGAAAACCAACAATTTATAGAACAATGTGGACAGTCAGAGAAATCTGTGTAAAATATCTACCAAGCGAAGCAGGATCACTCTATACATGTCACAAACATGGAAACTTGTCAGGAGGATGTTAGCGGAAACTAAGAGTTCAACGTCAAAGCTCTCTGTAAATTGTGCACACTCAATATTCTAACAAACACGTCGTGTATATATTAAAATGCCATAATCTTCTCGAACCACAAAATAGACTACGGGTTAGAAATGCCTCAAAATATACTATGACTGGGTACAATAAATCATTTGGCGTTTTGATTATCAACAATTTACAAATTTGCCTTCCAGTTTCACTGTAACTGCACGAGGGTCATTTTTTAAAAtcgaaagaaaataaaaaactgattcAAACATCACAGCTGGTGACAGGATTCCTCCCAACAACCAGCTGCGGCGTAATGAGAGGCATCATACAGTGTTGAAGGTTGTAGTGTTGCATTAGAAGACAAAACGAAAAAACAGCACTACATGAATCAGTTCATGAAAAAGGGGGCGCCACTTTCCTGGACACGTACAACAGATCTAATCTTCAGTGCATTGCAAGCTTAATCCAAGACTAAGTAAGTGCTTCATCCACAAGAAATCAGTGTGATCTCTGAATGTACTTGATTGGGTTGTTTTGGTGAGGTTGGAGGATCTCCCTTCATGCATCGAATGATTATAGAGCATTTTCgaacataaaaagaaaatatatatatatatatacggtCAAATAAATACCTCATAATTTAAACTTTGAAATGAGATGACATGGGTTCACCAAGCACTTCAATGATTCTGAATCATAATTGATCTGTTGCCTTTTAATATAAAAGGCGACTGACATCCATTATTGAATATCTGCTGTCTGGTTGGAGAACGAGTTTTGGCCACTGCAGGTTTTACACACACTCCTTGTATCTGTGAGGAAACGGTTGTTAAAATGGAAATTACGGCTTGTTCgtaaaaataacactttttGTAGAATAATAATCAGCTCGATCCAGAAAGTAGTAAGTAGGCAGTCGGATATAAAACGTGAACGCTTGAATTGTTGCCTGAGCAGACCTGTGGATTAGGCTTGCAATGATCACCTCtggttcacatttaaaaaagaccACGTCACATGGtctttataaagatggacatcaTGACCactccccaaaagtgaatccAGATCTCTCTAaaagccccctggtggctgactccGCTACGTGTCCTAAAGCCAACCTgttccatgttagcagataggacatggaccaatctaaaaaaacaaaacaatatagaCAAAATAGTTTTGTCAAAGATTGTTTGGTATGTTAGGTAGTTTTTAATTGTACTGATGATTGTTCAAGTGCTTTTGGGAGATTCCGCGAGTGGGAAGAAGTGAAgacctgtcgtccatcttttcgGGCACGGTTACACATACGAGAATGTTAAGAGATAATATCGCGGGTCATATTTCATCAAAGTTTAAATGTGGAGCGTTGCTGCGATGTGCCTCGGCACAGGAAACTAAAGTTCGATTCACCCCTTGTTCGGACAGATTGGAAGTGAACATGTGGAAGTGGAGGTTTTCCACTGAACCATTCGCTGATGCGTGACCGGGCCcttatagtatatatatatatatatatatatatatatatatatatatatatatgacttaTTTTGAATCTCCTTTTCTCAGCCGTTACCCACCACACTGTTAGAGAGTCAAGGAACCAGTGAGACTAAAACGATCTGAAGTTCTACTTATGAAACCGGGGAGCACGGCGAGAAGTTGTCAGAATGCAACTTTATCACGATCCTAAGTTTGACCACACCCTGTATTCTTCTGTCCGTCTGAGCTTACTCCATATACACATCATTCATACACACTCTCTTACACTCATAATATACTTAAAATAACTCGTTACCATCAAAgtgcaaacaaaaccaattaAAAAGATAACAGGTTCTCTTTCTTTGCCTGTAGaagacaagaagaaagaaagacattctTCATATAGTCAAATCTACAATTATAGCAGCCTAAAGGAATAAAATGTAAGATGAATAAGGTGCTTTAGCTTGTGCCTTCCTGGtgctgttgggggggggggggggggggggttggtttaCATGATGCTGTGCATAAAACTGATCTCAGGCTAACTCTTCCTCCAAGTCTGGTTTCACCTCTTGATAGAACTAAACTAGTCTTTGATCTGCGTTTATGAAcgatttctttccttttttttgcaacAGCACGCTTTGCAGGAAGACGGGTTGGGAAGGGGAGTCCAGGACCAGGAGGTGGGCGGGCGGGTGTTCAGGGAGACACGTTGTTGGCCAGCTCGATGAGTGCCAGAGCGCCGTGGAGACGCTCCCGCTGCTCCTGGCGGCGTTGCTTGGCGACTCCGCCCTggctccccttctcctcctccatggcctcttcctcttcctcgttctCTTCGTCCGACTGGAGGAACTCCATGGGATCCTGCTGCTCCTGGTCCTCCCCCATCCCATTGCCCTGTGGCTTCACCTTGGTGGTCGTGGGGGCACGCTGCTCGCGGGTTCGCCAGTACCTAGGCAGGACAGAGAACATTAAGTTAACATATAAATGACATGCCTTCTGAAACGTGGATCAGTTCCCCCCTTCACAGTGTATGCAGTCCTGTGCAGTCACTTACTTTGCCAGCCACTCTGCCACAGCCTTGTTGTCCACAGACTGGGCCTTCCCCTGACCCTCCTTTGGCTCCTCCCTCTTCAGACGGGAGAACGGATGCTTGGGGCAGTGACGGTTGGCATGAGTGAACCGATTGGCACATCCTTTGGAGAGGGCAGCAGGTGTGAACAATAGCAATGAGCCATTAAATGACGTAAAGCATGAGCTTTCTGTGGTTTACTGCCGTCATAAATACACAGTAATATATTCAAATTGTAACAATGGATTGATGTTTTTGAAGGGAAAGTGATAACAGTGAATaagttgtattattgtttaGTTAGTGGATTCTACTGTTGATTTGCTGCTAGCACAGTTAAACTGTGTTTCTCAGGTACTTTCCAAACTCGGTCGGTTTAAATTTTAAACGGTAAAATTCACTGAGTCATGTTTATTATCAGTGGAAAGTACCTCAAAAGTGAAAGAGCTTTAAAGTTCCACTTTGAGTAAACAATACTTTATGtagctttcctttttttttacctttctcTGAGCAGACAAAGGGCTTCTCCCCAGTGTGCAGGCGCTGGTGCGTCTTCAGCTGACCACTCTGGACAAACGCCTTCCCACAGTTAGGGTAGTCACAGAGATACGGCCTctctcctggggggggggggacaaacagGAGCTTGTTATGTTAACAGCACTGTAATGTCAAGCAGGTCTGTACACATGCACTAAACATTTAATATGTCAGCACTAGAGCCTTAACATGTAGGATGATGATATGCCTCTTCCTGCTCAACACACTACTCACATCtgctttgacattttgacatttgacatcCATGTCCTGTATAATAAGCCACCACACGATACCTTGTGATCTACAGCTGcctcgtgtctctctctctctcacctgtgtgtgtcctcttatGGGCCTGGAGAGACTTCTCTCTGGGAAACACTCGGTTGCAGATGTTGCAGCGGATGCGGCTGGACGAGGTCTCGCCCTCGTTGATCAGCTCGCGGACGGTGTCAGCGCGTGGACGACCTCTGCGGATACCATCCTGaccacaaaaatacacacaatgacTTCATTAAACCCCTTAAAACGCTTTGTTCCTATTGGCCAGGACAGCAGCAGACCCGGCACATCATTTGGAAGACTGGTGTTTTTCCATACTTATGACTTAATATAGCAAAGTAAATCTACAGCATGAAATAAGCTCTGAGGATGACATGTACTGACACTTAATACTACTTGTATAATTTATATATGTGGTTTCATTACACATTTGATATAATGTAACACACCATCGGTCACTGTTTCATTGTAAGGTGTCACGTGTTACACTGTGGCACGTTTGCTCATTCTCATTCATTCACATCCGGTACATTTTGGCGCGCTGATCGACGTCATGAGCAGCTGTTCCAGAACCCGGAAGGGACTGGGGTTTAAAATCCACCGTGTCACACCCTAATGCGCGGgcgtttttttaaatgactcacCATTTCAGCCATATTgggcaaaaaaaacatcacttcaGCAGCTCAATTAGCCTcaacttaaaaaatgtattctgctTTTCTATTATATCAATATAGTGATTCGGTTTAGAAGTGATGGGAGAGATCCTCACGCATGCTCccatgctctctctccccccccccctccctctcgctctctataGACAAAATGTAACTATTATAATGTTGTTAAAAGTTCCAACTGTTGTTAAACGTGTATTACGGTGTTGTCATGCACCTCAAACAACACGATTGTGACCGAACCCATTTAAAGCAGCTCAGTGTTGAGCACGCCGCTGTCACACCCACAGACCGGACATAGAGAAGGACACACCGCGCTTTGATCACTTCATAGGGGCTTGTTTACCTTGATCTGCTCCGGTGACGGGGCCGTGTCCCCCTCTCCGGCTGTCCCGGTGCCGGTGGGGGATGAAGCCCCGCTCAGCGACCCCGGGCTCAGAGTCACGTTGTGGGCGTTCTCCCCCCACTTCCACGGGTACACCATGAAGTCGCTGAAGCCGGGGCTGGTGGGCGTCATCGCCTCCGCTTTCCTGGGCTTGATCGGGGTGGTCTTGATGACAGACACCAGCACTCGTTTGGGCGAGTCGTTGCAGAAAACGACTTGCGGTTGCTTGTTCTCGGCCATCGTGTCCAAGTCGCCGTGTTGCAGACGCCACGAAGCGAATCAGCGAAGAGTCACCGCGAGTTAAAAAAGTAGaataatcacaaaaaaatatatgtcTTGAATATGGCGGCTTCTCAATCCGGGGTGAAAACGTCCTTCATTTCCGAGGAGGAGTCCCGAGAGAAGCCGGTGGTGTGCAGATGCTCCTCAGCAGATACAGTGAGAATTGACCATGACTGTAAGTTTCCCTCATCTGATCTGAAATGTGCGCCCGCAGCTGCCTGATCCCGCGTTGCAAAAGCGCGCCTGAGAGCCCCTACGACCAATCCGCTGCGAGGATCCCATCCCACGTGTTTGAAGGCGCAACAACCAACCAATGACAGCGGCCGTCTTCCTCCGTGCAGAAAAGACCGTGCAACCATCCGCgtgcttgtgattggtcgagccgTTTTGGTCCAATGAGATTTGAACATTCAACGCGGGCTCTTGCACGCTGACGTGGAGGTCGGCCAATGAGCTCACGGGGAGAGCATATTAACCCGAGGTGGAGCCAATGGGAGCGCAGGGCGGGTGATTTCACAGCGCGGACGAGCAGATGGCCCGTTCCCGCGCTGAGGAGTCTGTTTATGTTATTAGATTTTTTGCTCAATTTAAAGGGAAAGGAAACGGTGGCTCAGAGGCGCCAAAGTTACGTAATCACCACAGGGAGGAACAATGGATGGACTGTGTGACTTCAGACTAGAAACAGAAACCGTGTTTGAAAGATTATACATATATTGAATTAGTGTACAGCCTCTGATATGGTTGTTCTATTCAGTGTTATATTGATTTATGAGTCAAGATCAAAGACACGGAAATATTCAGATCAAGAAAAGTGTTAGTGTTgagttaatttaaataaataagttaattTGACAGTTTTTATAAATTGTTGATCCAAATGCAATTAACCATTTAGTTTTAAGATCCATGACTTTGTGTgatgaaacagatttactgtgaaaaaaacagattaaaggccattttttatttataccaacATTCAGTTTCACTATCACAAcagtttttctcttctctgacTAGAGCAGACTcaagaaattaaaaagtaacGGCATTCAGGAAAGATTAAAGTGATCTGTTTATGCATGTGGGTTCCAGGGGGAGGGAATCCAGATACACTCTCAAAGGTGAAACAGTAAAATACCGTTGAAATGTTATTCATCCATGCAACAGCAAAAGGAGCAActacaacaaaaacataatacTGGAAGGCTTGTGCTTTGAGACCAGTGgtaaacagaggaaaacttaaTAACAAGATTGAGAGATGAGCACATTAGATTAGAAGAAATATAATTCTATTAGGGTAAATtatctctcttctctgtcaaaCAGATGACGTATTGGGTCAGTGCTTAAAGTACAAAGCATATTTTTTAGGAAGAGAGGCAGTATGAAGGCAGGGATTGAAAGGATCAAGTATTAACATAAACTCAGTCATGGATAGTTAGGGAGTTGTAACAGTGTAGTAGTGTTCTTGAGAGGAACTAATAAGTGCCCTTTGATGCTGGCTGCCACCATTAATAAAAGAActttagaaaaaacacatttcaacccAATCTTTCCTGTATTGCATGTAGATCCATCTGAACAGTAAATATTGTGCTTTTACAAACATTTCTAATGAAAGAAAAGTTCTCTTTCTATACAGGCTTTTATTCAGAACTTCAGAATGTATGAGGTCATCTATTGGCGCTTTCTCGTCCAATGGGAAAAGGAGCCCATGTGAAGAAAGTGTGTAGTCATAGGGTCCTGTGAGCGGTTCCAGTTCTCCGCTGCGGTGCAACATAAGCCTTTCTGCTGGTTTTTATGTGACTGCCTCATTGCctgtggtctctctctctctctctctctctctctctctctctctctctctctctctctctctctctttctctctctctctctctctctctcttgctcactcacacaaaccttAAAAAGAAACTTCAAAAGAGTGTATTGAATCTTGTTCTGGTTTAATGTGAATCGTCCAGATCAATTTGAATATACTCTTCTCatgttttgtaataaaaaaatgtgtttaccaTATTTACACTTCATcatgaatattcatattttggTAAGCAATGCAAGCACAGTCCCCCAACTTTCCTTTATGTTGACACAGTAGGTTGGCATTTTCTATGCTGACCACTAGATGGGGCTAAGTTGCATTGTGAAAAATACATCCTGACTCATCCAGCTAGTGAGAGTGACACAGATCAAATCAGATCTGAGTTATGTTAATGTGATTTTACATTCAGAATACATACATCTGTGTACACAATGCAGTATatatgcatttaaataaaaggttGGATGTGTAACGTAAACACCATCTCAAttgcatatatgtgtgtataggtgCTTTCAATGTATTTCCCACTTTGATTCAATACTGTGACCTCGACCCTAGACAAATATGGAAAACCCATCCAAGCCagagaaaaaaacttttttgctaaataatgaaaaaaaatgtattgctaAGTCAAGTGGTgtacatatattatatttagatttttcctttttaaatgtgctaaatAAAGCAGTCACTGTGGAAGCATTGGAACCCAGTCCGAACCAAAAAGCTTTAATTACCTTAAAGGTTAGCCACTTAGCCACCCGATATAAGTATTCACACCATATTGCgtgaataagttttaccttacATAAACTCTCTGTGGACGTTTTACCACGGTTTTAGTGTGTGTTAAATGCCTCATAGTGCGTCATTATGAACTGGTTTAGCTAGCCTGGCTGTAGTTGAGTGCTTTGTGAAGTCCCATCACTACTGACGAGCAGCAGACTTCGATAACTTCATATTATTTTCTTAACTTGCGTTTCTCTCAGTCACTGTACAAAGAGCTTAAATCACCTTAAACAATGCAAGCTAGCCACAAGATATAAGAACTCACGTGATATTAGCTAATGCCAAATGAGCTAAACCTCTGATGACTATATGCATTTATCAAGATTATCGTTTcataatagttttttttggttttaataaacTAAAAGTAACTGGACTGCAGCAGCACTTCCTGACTCAGCAGAGAGAATGACGCACCTTGATTGGTCGGTGGACTTGAGCCAAATCTCCTGCATGGACCCTGATTGGTTAACAGCCTTTTGATGAGCAGGGGGCGTGTCTTCGCTTGCCTGCACACgtgcaaacattttaaatagagGCCGCCGTGCTTGATGTTGACTGATCAGTCCGAGGCTCCGC belongs to Platichthys flesus chromosome 3, fPlaFle2.1, whole genome shotgun sequence and includes:
- the znf367 gene encoding zinc finger protein 367, which encodes MAENKQPQVVFCNDSPKRVLVSVIKTTPIKPRKAEAMTPTSPGFSDFMVYPWKWGENAHNVTLSPGSLSGASSPTGTGTAGEGDTAPSPEQIKDGIRRGRPRADTVRELINEGETSSSRIRCNICNRVFPREKSLQAHKRTHTGERPYLCDYPNCGKAFVQSGQLKTHQRLHTGEKPFVCSEKGCANRFTHANRHCPKHPFSRLKREEPKEGQGKAQSVDNKAVAEWLAKYWRTREQRAPTTTKVKPQGNGMGEDQEQQDPMEFLQSDEENEEEEEAMEEEKGSQGGVAKQRRQEQRERLHGALALIELANNVSP
- the slc35d2 gene encoding nucleotide sugar transporter SLC35D2, with the translated sequence MPDTTPPGSGEHSALLRFSSALFYAISSFLITVVNKTVLTSYRFPSYMFLGVGQMVTTVVVIYAAKKSKTVQFQDFDKSIFIKIFPLPLLYVGNQITGLASTQKLSLPMFTVLRKFTILMTMILEVYILRKTFPTRLVFSVVTIVVGAMIAASSDLAFDVRAYTFILLNDVFTASSSVYTKQKLGVEGLGKYGVLFYNALLLVIPTVLFSAFTGDLQMAVTFEGWFNGTFVCCFLLSCIMGFVLMYSIVLCSYYNSALTTSVVGAIKNVAVAYIGIFVGGDYLFSWTNFIGLSICMSGGLAYSFITFTTKSSQVKAEVKESGTVITLDPTGRGATIF